In Flavobacterium sp. CBA20B-1, one DNA window encodes the following:
- a CDS encoding HTTM domain-containing protein → MWKKAFQKIDNSSLVVFRIFFGIIFLAEAVGALALKWVDRNFVDTTTNFTFIGFEWLLYLQNETMYVVFGLMAVASVGVMLGYKYRFSVIALTVLWSLSYFGQKTSYNNHYYLMWLIGLIMCFLPANANASIDAKQNPSIKKNYMPQWVRLVFIIQVSCVYFYATIAKFYPDWLDGTVTRNMFSGMNNVPEIVQILFKKTEFQLFIAYMGIAFDGLIVPALLWKRTRWFAIIASLIFHIFNSITLQIGVFPYFALSFCVFFFPPHQIRNFFFRKRPKEDYNEETTANYSTIFKYFFVPYLIIQILLPIRHWFFKDDVLWTEEAHRLSWRMMLRSRTGETYFKVIDKNTNERLAFSNTELLNQKQRSRLNAPDVIWQMAQKIKEHFKEQGKDVAVYAERSNVSINMHPSSRLIDPTVDLTTVKWSHFKHHDWILERKLSKDPPSKRHAVQNLKRLKHQK, encoded by the coding sequence GTTTTCCGGATTTTTTTCGGAATCATTTTTCTTGCCGAAGCGGTTGGTGCATTAGCATTAAAATGGGTTGATCGAAATTTTGTTGATACTACTACCAATTTTACCTTCATAGGGTTTGAATGGCTGCTGTATCTTCAAAACGAAACCATGTATGTAGTTTTTGGTTTAATGGCAGTGGCCTCAGTAGGAGTGATGTTGGGCTATAAATACCGATTTTCTGTTATTGCGTTAACGGTTTTATGGAGTTTGTCTTATTTCGGACAAAAGACATCGTACAACAACCATTACTATTTAATGTGGCTTATTGGACTGATCATGTGTTTTTTACCTGCAAACGCCAATGCTTCTATCGATGCGAAACAAAATCCGTCGATAAAAAAGAACTACATGCCGCAATGGGTTCGATTGGTTTTTATCATCCAAGTAAGTTGTGTGTATTTCTATGCCACCATTGCTAAGTTTTACCCAGATTGGTTAGATGGAACGGTAACGCGCAATATGTTTTCTGGAATGAACAATGTGCCCGAAATCGTGCAAATTTTATTCAAAAAAACCGAATTTCAGCTTTTTATCGCCTATATGGGAATTGCTTTTGACGGATTAATTGTTCCGGCGCTGTTGTGGAAACGTACCCGTTGGTTTGCAATTATTGCTTCGTTAATTTTTCATATATTTAATTCAATTACCTTGCAAATTGGCGTGTTTCCGTACTTTGCATTGAGCTTTTGTGTGTTCTTTTTTCCACCTCATCAAATTCGGAATTTCTTTTTTAGAAAAAGACCAAAAGAAGACTACAACGAAGAAACAACTGCGAATTACAGTACTATTTTTAAATACTTTTTTGTTCCGTATTTAATCATTCAGATTTTATTGCCCATTCGACACTGGTTTTTTAAAGACGATGTATTGTGGACCGAAGAAGCACATCGATTAAGCTGGCGCATGATGTTAAGATCGCGAACAGGAGAAACATACTTTAAAGTGATCGATAAAAATACCAATGAACGCTTAGCATTTAGCAACACAGAATTATTGAACCAAAAACAGCGTTCGCGTTTAAATGCACCCGATGTGATCTGGCAAATGGCACAGAAAATTAAAGAGCATTTTAAAGAACAAGGAAAAGATGTGGCCGTGTATGCCGAACGAAGCAATGTAAGTATCAATATGCACCCAAGTAGCCGATTGATTGATCCTACTGTTGATTTAACAACCGTAAAATGGAGCCATTTTAAACATCATGACTGGATTTTGGAACGAAAACTTTCGAAAGATCCTCCTTCGAAAAGGCACGCAGTTCAAAACCTGAAGCGGTTAAAACACCAAAAGTAA
- a CDS encoding UDP-2,3-diacylglucosamine diphosphatase, translating to MITLEIPKDKKVYFTSDHHFGAPTREKSLPREALFLKWLNAIEKDAGALFIVGDLFDFWFEYKKVVPKGFVRILGKLAQMRDSGLPIYFFVGNHDLWMEDYFEEELDIPVFHEPKVFKIFNKTLFIGHGDGLGPGDKGYKRMKKVFTNRFSKWLFRWLHPDIGVRLAEYLSVKNKLISGDDDAKYLGEDNEWLILYANKKVNEQFADYFVFGHRHLPMTLPLKNNANALYINLGDWIQYFTFGVLTASGFELRAFSKEDLSKVFVPKSSHDV from the coding sequence ATGATTACACTCGAAATTCCTAAAGATAAAAAAGTTTATTTTACGTCTGATCATCATTTCGGAGCGCCTACTCGTGAAAAAAGTCTTCCGCGCGAAGCCTTGTTTTTAAAGTGGTTAAATGCTATCGAGAAAGATGCAGGTGCATTGTTTATCGTGGGCGATTTGTTCGATTTTTGGTTTGAATATAAAAAGGTAGTTCCCAAAGGATTTGTACGTATTTTAGGAAAATTGGCACAGATGCGCGACAGCGGTTTGCCTATTTATTTTTTTGTAGGAAATCATGATTTATGGATGGAGGATTATTTTGAGGAAGAATTGGATATTCCTGTTTTTCATGAACCTAAAGTGTTTAAAATATTCAACAAAACCCTTTTTATTGGTCATGGCGATGGTTTGGGTCCGGGTGATAAAGGTTACAAACGCATGAAAAAAGTGTTTACCAACCGGTTTTCAAAATGGTTGTTTCGTTGGTTGCATCCTGATATTGGTGTGCGTTTGGCGGAATATCTATCGGTGAAAAACAAACTGATTTCAGGCGATGACGATGCTAAATATTTAGGCGAAGATAACGAATGGCTCATTTTATACGCCAACAAAAAGGTGAACGAACAATTTGCTGATTACTTTGTTTTTGGTCACCGCCATTTACCCATGACACTTCCCTTGAAAAACAATGCAAATGCCTTATACATCAATTTAGGCGATTGGATTCAGTACTTTACTTTTGGTGTTTTAACCGCTTCAGGTTTTGAACTGCGTGCCTTTTCGAAGGAGGATCTTTCGAAAGTTTTCGTTCCAAAATCCAGTCATGATGTTTAA
- a CDS encoding 6-pyruvoyl trahydropterin synthase family protein, with amino-acid sequence MSFIRITKQFTFETGHALYGYDGKCRNVHGHSYKLSVTVIGQPITDKNHVKYGMVIDFTDLKTIVKEEVVDQFDHATVFNQNTPHVELAKELEQRGHHVILVDYQPTSENLVIDFAERIKNRLPENIKLFSLRLQETESSYAEWFASDNS; translated from the coding sequence ATGAGTTTTATCAGAATCACCAAACAATTTACTTTTGAAACCGGTCATGCACTTTATGGTTACGACGGGAAATGCAGAAATGTTCACGGACACAGCTACAAACTGTCGGTTACCGTTATTGGGCAACCTATTACCGATAAAAATCATGTGAAATACGGAATGGTGATCGATTTTACTGATTTAAAAACCATTGTTAAAGAAGAAGTGGTAGATCAGTTTGATCATGCAACGGTTTTTAATCAAAACACGCCGCATGTTGAATTGGCTAAAGAATTGGAACAACGCGGTCATCATGTGATTTTGGTTGATTACCAGCCCACTAGCGAAAATTTAGTAATTGATTTTGCCGAACGTATCAAAAACCGTTTGCCCGAAAATATTAAGTTGTTCTCTTTGCGTTTACAAGAAACCGAAAGTTCGTATGCCGAATGGTTTGCTTCTGACAATTCGTAA
- a CDS encoding enoyl-CoA hydratase/isomerase family protein, giving the protein METTSYVTTTFKDTIAFVEFFHPASNSFPSSQLAELTNAINALNTNNEVRVIVLKSAGEKAFCAGASFDELLQVSNLEQGGQFFSGFANVINAMRKSNKIIIGRIQGKTVGGGVGLAAACDYTFATKNASIKLSELAIGIGPFVIEPAVSRKIGKPALAEMTLDAENWKTANWAFDNKLFTELFDDAAQMDKALEQFTTRLSSYNPEALYEMKKVLWEGTENWYTLLKERAAISGKLVLSDFTVNALNAFKGK; this is encoded by the coding sequence ATGGAAACAACATCATACGTTACAACTACTTTTAAGGATACTATTGCTTTTGTAGAATTTTTTCATCCGGCAAGTAATTCATTCCCAAGTTCGCAACTGGCAGAATTAACAAATGCCATTAATGCTTTAAATACGAATAACGAAGTTCGAGTTATTGTGTTGAAAAGTGCGGGCGAAAAAGCTTTTTGCGCAGGTGCTTCGTTTGATGAATTGTTGCAGGTAAGCAATTTAGAGCAAGGCGGACAGTTTTTCAGCGGATTTGCCAATGTTATAAATGCCATGAGAAAATCGAACAAAATAATTATTGGTCGTATTCAAGGGAAAACTGTGGGTGGTGGCGTTGGTTTGGCAGCAGCCTGCGATTATACGTTTGCTACCAAAAATGCTTCGATTAAATTATCAGAACTGGCAATTGGTATTGGTCCGTTTGTGATTGAACCTGCCGTGAGCCGCAAAATTGGAAAACCTGCTTTAGCCGAAATGACGTTAGACGCCGAAAATTGGAAAACTGCTAATTGGGCTTTTGACAATAAATTATTCACAGAATTGTTTGACGATGCCGCACAAATGGATAAAGCCTTGGAACAATTCACCACCCGTTTAAGCAGTTACAATCCGGAAGCTTTATATGAAATGAAAAAAGTTTTATGGGAAGGCACCGAAAATTGGTATACACTTTTAAAAGAACGCGCTGCGATTTCGGGCAAATTGGTTTTGTCTGATTTTACTGTGAATGCATTGAATGCTTTTAAGGGGAAATAA
- a CDS encoding M20 family metallo-hydrolase, translating into MKNLKEKSIGLLIDLIKTPSFSKEEDKTAEIIDTFIKNFGVETHRELNNVWAFNKYYDPLKPTILLNSHHDTVRPNIDYTRDPFLAEIIDGKLYGLGSNDAGGCLVSLIATFLHYYEKPNLKYNLVIAATAEEEILGRHGLEFVVPKLGALDFAIVGEPTQMHLAVAEKGLMVLECTSLGKSGHAARNEGENAIYNAIEDILWFNTFEFPKQSEMFGPIKMSVTMINAGTQHNVVPSSCDFVVDVRITDAYTNEEVLDIIKAHTKCEIKPRSTRLRPSFISLDHPIVKAGKHLGRTTYGSPTTSDQAVLKIPSLKLGPGNSARSHTADEFVYVHEIEEGVELYIKILDQLVG; encoded by the coding sequence ATGAAAAATTTAAAAGAAAAAAGCATTGGGCTGCTGATTGATTTAATAAAAACACCATCGTTCAGTAAAGAAGAAGATAAAACGGCCGAAATTATTGACACATTCATAAAGAATTTTGGCGTGGAAACACACCGCGAACTGAACAATGTTTGGGCTTTTAACAAATATTACGATCCGCTTAAACCTACTATTTTATTAAACTCGCACCACGATACCGTTCGCCCGAATATCGATTATACCCGTGATCCTTTTTTAGCAGAAATAATCGATGGAAAATTGTATGGATTGGGATCAAATGATGCCGGCGGATGCTTGGTTTCGTTGATTGCTACCTTTCTGCATTATTACGAAAAGCCGAATTTAAAATACAATTTAGTGATTGCTGCCACTGCCGAAGAAGAAATTTTAGGCAGACACGGTTTGGAATTTGTAGTACCAAAATTAGGCGCATTAGATTTTGCAATAGTTGGCGAACCCACGCAGATGCATTTGGCGGTTGCTGAAAAAGGTTTGATGGTTTTGGAATGCACTTCACTTGGAAAATCGGGACACGCAGCACGCAACGAAGGCGAAAATGCTATTTACAATGCTATTGAAGATATATTATGGTTTAATACTTTTGAGTTTCCTAAACAGTCTGAAATGTTCGGACCGATAAAAATGTCGGTCACCATGATAAATGCGGGAACACAGCACAATGTAGTGCCATCGAGCTGCGATTTTGTGGTTGATGTTCGCATTACCGATGCTTACACCAATGAAGAGGTTTTAGATATTATTAAAGCACATACCAAATGCGAAATTAAACCCCGATCTACTCGTTTGCGTCCGTCGTTTATTTCGTTAGATCACCCAATTGTAAAAGCCGGAAAACATTTAGGCAGAACAACGTACGGTTCACCAACTACAAGCGATCAGGCAGTTTTAAAAATTCCGTCGTTGAAATTAGGACCGGGAAATTCGGCTCGTTCACACACCGCAGATGAATTTGTGTATGTTCACGAAATTGAAGAAGGTGTAGAATTGTATATTAAAATTTTGGATCAGTTGGTGGGGTGA
- a CDS encoding glycosyltransferase family 9 protein: protein MKHILVIRLSAMGDVAMTVPVIRALVQQHANVKVTVVSRPFFKPFFDDMDRVAFFGVDLENRHKGFFGIYRLFKVLKQLKIDMVADFHNVLRSKILRTFFALPRTKTAFTDKGRKEKKELTRLEKKVLKPVKPMVDRHVDTLAQLGFKVNLSKISFPEKTVLSDEILKVTTEKLNNKWIGIAPFAQYQTKVYPTELMQKVILNLAENPNHKIFLFGGKNELNALKNLQQNLENVIIIANKLTFKQELQFIPHLDVMLSMDSGNAHIAAMYGIKVVTLWGNTHPFAGFVPFNQPLANSLIPNLENYPFLPTSVYGNKIVAGYEDVMQSIAPEEVVAKISTNLYE, encoded by the coding sequence ATGAAGCATATTTTAGTCATACGATTATCGGCAATGGGCGATGTTGCCATGACAGTTCCTGTAATTCGGGCGTTGGTTCAGCAGCATGCAAATGTGAAAGTCACCGTGGTTTCTCGACCTTTTTTCAAACCTTTTTTTGATGATATGGATCGGGTTGCTTTTTTTGGAGTTGATCTGGAAAACCGTCACAAAGGATTTTTTGGAATTTACCGATTATTTAAAGTGCTGAAACAACTAAAAATTGATATGGTTGCCGATTTTCATAATGTATTGCGCTCAAAAATTCTTCGGACCTTTTTTGCATTACCCAGAACAAAAACAGCTTTTACCGATAAAGGCAGAAAAGAGAAAAAAGAATTAACCCGATTAGAAAAAAAAGTATTAAAACCTGTAAAACCAATGGTTGACCGTCATGTTGATACTTTGGCACAATTAGGTTTTAAGGTTAATCTATCTAAAATTTCTTTCCCAGAAAAAACGGTTTTGTCTGATGAAATTCTAAAAGTAACTACCGAAAAATTAAACAACAAATGGATTGGGATTGCCCCTTTTGCTCAATATCAAACAAAAGTGTATCCAACTGAATTAATGCAAAAGGTTATTTTAAATCTTGCCGAAAATCCAAATCACAAAATATTCTTGTTTGGTGGAAAAAATGAATTAAATGCGTTAAAAAACCTGCAACAAAATCTAGAAAACGTTATAATAATTGCCAATAAACTCACTTTTAAACAAGAATTGCAGTTTATTCCGCATTTAGATGTAATGCTTTCAATGGATTCGGGCAACGCACATATTGCTGCAATGTACGGCATAAAAGTGGTTACGTTGTGGGGAAACACGCATCCTTTTGCAGGTTTTGTACCGTTTAACCAGCCGTTAGCAAACAGTTTGATTCCCAATTTAGAAAACTATCCGTTTTTGCCTACATCGGTTTACGGAAACAAAATAGTAGCTGGTTATGAAGATGTAATGCAAAGCATAGCACCTGAAGAAGTTGTTGCAAAAATTAGCACGAATTTATACGAATGA
- a CDS encoding DUF4254 domain-containing protein, with protein sequence MFAELAFPVFEKSIEDYHKFDDVNQPIANPYEKGSIEHLLYAKNWVDTVQWHYEDIIRDPQIDPVAALVLKRKIDASNQVRTDMVEYIDSYFLDKYKNVPVKPNAKINTESPAWAMDRLSILALKIYHMEEEATRSDASEEHRAKCQAKLDVLLEQKQDMFTSISQLIEDIENGDKFMKVYKQMKMYNDEELNPVLYQNKK encoded by the coding sequence ATGTTTGCAGAATTAGCTTTTCCTGTTTTTGAAAAAAGTATCGAAGATTACCATAAGTTCGACGATGTTAACCAACCAATAGCAAACCCATACGAAAAAGGTTCTATTGAACATTTGCTGTATGCGAAAAACTGGGTTGATACCGTGCAATGGCATTATGAAGACATTATTCGCGATCCGCAGATTGATCCGGTGGCTGCTTTGGTTTTAAAACGTAAAATCGATGCATCGAACCAAGTGCGAACCGATATGGTGGAATATATCGACAGCTATTTTTTGGATAAATACAAAAACGTTCCCGTAAAACCAAACGCAAAAATCAATACCGAAAGTCCGGCTTGGGCAATGGATCGTTTGTCTATTTTGGCATTGAAAATTTACCACATGGAAGAGGAAGCTACGCGCTCAGACGCATCAGAAGAGCATCGTGCAAAATGTCAAGCAAAATTGGATGTGCTTTTAGAACAAAAACAAGATATGTTTACATCGATCAGCCAATTGATTGAAGATATTGAAAACGGCGACAAATTCATGAAAGTGTACAAACAAATGAAAATGTATAACGACGAAGAATTGAATCCGGTATTGTATCAAAATAAAAAATAA
- the upp gene encoding uracil phosphoribosyltransferase yields MHIHYISEQNSILNHFLAQLRDVHVQIDSMRFRKNMERIGEIMAYELSKKLLYKEASIKTPLGTKDTMLIKDEVVLCSILRAGLALHTGFMSFFDEAENGFVSAARTHGAEEILVEYQAAPSFDGKCLLLLDPMLATGHSMVAVINQLMKKEQPKEIHICIVIAAPEGIEYLKKYLPEKIHLWVASLDDCLNENKYIIPGIGDAGDLAYGEKL; encoded by the coding sequence ATGCATATTCACTATATATCAGAGCAGAACAGTATTTTAAATCATTTTTTGGCACAATTGCGCGATGTTCATGTACAGATAGATTCCATGCGTTTTCGTAAAAACATGGAACGAATAGGCGAGATTATGGCTTATGAATTAAGCAAGAAATTGTTGTATAAAGAAGCTTCGATTAAAACACCACTTGGCACAAAAGATACCATGCTGATTAAAGATGAGGTGGTTTTGTGTTCGATACTTCGTGCCGGATTGGCTTTGCACACCGGTTTTATGAGTTTTTTTGATGAAGCCGAAAACGGATTTGTATCGGCAGCACGCACTCACGGAGCCGAAGAAATTTTGGTAGAATATCAGGCAGCACCTTCGTTTGATGGAAAATGTTTGCTTTTGTTGGATCCCATGTTGGCAACGGGGCATTCGATGGTTGCAGTGATAAACCAATTAATGAAAAAAGAACAACCAAAAGAAATTCATATCTGTATAGTTATTGCCGCACCGGAAGGCATCGAATATTTAAAAAAGTATCTGCCTGAAAAGATTCATTTGTGGGTGGCAAGTTTAGACGATTGTTTAAATGAAAACAAATATATTATCCCCGGAATTGGCGATGCAGGCGATTTGGCTTACGGTGAAAAGTTATAA